In Corylus avellana chromosome ca8, CavTom2PMs-1.0, the genomic stretch GTTTCTGATATTATATGTATTTCCCCATGTTTTGATTTTGCTCAGAGAATTCTATTATCACCTGCTCTCTGATCCGTTTCTTTTTTGTCAAGTCTAAACTAAGAGCTACACCCAAATTTCACTCCACATTCCATTTGCACAAGGCCCCCACCACCAGCTTCGGCCTGGTTGGTTAATGAATAAGGCACTTTTTGGTAgcggttttaaaaattatatttttgaaatcactacttttttaaatcacaaagNNNNNNNNNNNNNNNNNNNNNNNNNNNNNNNNNNNNNNNNNNNNNNNNNNNNNNNNNNNNNNNNNNNNNNNNNNNNNNNNNNNNNNNNNNNNNNNNNNNNtttttttttttttttttttttttgacctttcGCGTGTTATTCTTTTtgtcaaatatttgtttttattcaatttttggtTGGTTTGATGATAGAACTACAATTTTACAAGAGCTCTGTcagaaaatggacaaaaattgtATGAAATTGGACTGAAGATCAATTTGCTACGGAGATCTTACCACAAGGGGCTATTAAGGTAACTTTTATATCCCCCATATAGATGGATTTGATTGTGCCTAAACCTCAGGAATTAGTTTGGTAATTATTccttaaatcaaattaaattgttaaatgCCGAGAGCACCACACAACATGAATGTGGTGGGTATTTGACATGTGTCCACGCCCACGGGTCACGCTTAACAAGTAGGAAGCAAACATGGAACCACTGATCTACTTGTTCCTCCAAACCTAAGGTGGATTTACTtgttcttttcaaaacaaaaatattaacaaataactcatgTCACATTAGAACaatatttcaaatcaaatataaaagaaaaaataccctctaaaaacattaacaaacgaGGCAAAATTTTGTCTGGGAAGATGTAAATATGCCTCTCGGGTGTTCTCAAGaccatttaaataattttttaacgaGAAATGTTATTCAGTATTCTCAAGTGtccattttttaatattctcttaaaagaaagaaaaaaagaaagtagtgAATGTGAATATGAATACGAATGTGCCACAGAGACAAAAATATTgagaaataaacaattaaaatgcTGAGCAGCAATTCTTGTCGCTCACACATCCTATTCTTTTGCGTTTGTTGGCTGCTCCGTTCTATTGGCCGCGGTCAAAATGGAAGAACGTTGACTTCACAAGAATTTGTTAGTGCCGATAGATTTTTTGGCAGCCATTCCATAGAGATGGTTTTGTGGGGTTAGATAGGATTTCTCGGTCAAAGTTTTACAACCACGGATTTTAACTTTATCAAAGTTAGACAACATTATTGAAAGAAAGTCCAATAGCTTTACTTGTAAGGAATACACGCAtgacaatttataattaataacaaaataatatttttatttcataactaTCTTATcttcatataaatatatatataataaaaattaattcaagGGTTGTTTGAGACTATATGAGATTATCATATCAACTTTATAAGATAACTGTatgataaaaatttgatttctagcattactcttagtaaaataattaagtaaaaattttaatttattaatttaattaattagtaactAATTTATTAACCATACACTTAATCATTTCGTGGATTATAGACTGCAACATAAATTAAAGTGTAGTCTAAACATTTTCCTTAGTGGAACACAAAAAGATCCGTGGCGTCTATTTCTTTGTGACATATGTTTCTCATTAAACTCAATTAGGCATACGACTGTCTGTCTGActcttattaatattttatttgcttgtcGGAGTCTCAACATGCCTATCTCCACATCATCTTTccttgttttcttctctttgtaaATGAATTACTGAAGTGGCCGAGAATCTTCCTGGGATTTGCTTAAACTGCAAATTTTCTaccgggtttttttttttttaaaaaaagggaagtCGTGGATTAAACAGCAATGGCTGGCGCTAAGGGTTGATTTATCCAATATATAAGGGTTGGAAGTCAGCAAGTTTTTGGGGGGGGCGTCAAAGCAAAAAATGATGattaagaaggaaaaaaccAGCAACGAAATGGGACACAAACAAGCAGAACAGAACATCCTCTGCTTTGAGTCAATTTATGTGGGAAACTCTTCGAATTGCGATTAACATTCTGCTCTCTACATCATAAGTTGAGCTTCAAAACTCGCAAGCATGGAGGTATATGATCATGGCGGCTTAAAAAGTGGCAGTTCTTGCCATAATCATCAATTCAAGGAGGAAACTTCTTTGAGATCAATTTCTCTTCTCCCAATAGAGCTGCCAGAAATATCGACACTCGGTTGGCCACTTTTAAGGAAAACTGCAGATGTGAGAGAAGAGGCTTTGAGAATATCTGAAGCTAGGAATATGTCTGTGGTTGAATGGGTGATGAGCCTGCCTAGTCGATCCACGGTTCAAATTTTACAGAACCAGATTGATCTGGGTTTGAATAAAACAGACATGTCTTTCAATAGGAAGGTTGTCAACTCCACCTTTGAAGATGATGAAAGAGTTCGAGGTAGCAGGAAGCCTGAAGATGAGAACTTTGGCCTTGTCTGTGAATACAAAGTAGAAGTTTCCTCGAGTTCAGCTTCTTTCCATGTAGAAGAGTCTCCACGATCAAGGCCTGGTTGGCCTCTTCGTCGGATTGCAGCTTCTGCAAGTGTAGATTCTTCAACATATTCTGAAGCTAAAAATATGTCTGCTGTTCAATTGGTCATGAGCCTGCCTACTCGATCAGATTCAGTAACTCCACAGACCCAAAATGGTTTAGTTTCTAATAAGATAGAAATTCATATTGAAAGACAGATAAGTTATTCTGGGGATTTAAAGAATTATCGGAAAGCATCAGGAAAACTACTCAAGGGTTTGGAGCTTCTCATTTCTCCTTGTAGGTGGTTCAGCTACAAGGAGCTCAATAGTGCAACTTCCAATTTCTCCTCAGGTTAAATCTTTTTTCCTCTTGAATTCTTGGTAGAGCAAAATGATTTTGATCCCTTTCAGCATATTAGTTTCACTatctaaatatttttgtttcctgACAGAAAATCTTATTGGAGAGGGAGGTTGTAGCTATGTATACAAAGGACATCTTCCCTGTGGCAGATCAGTGGCAGTAAAGATATTAAAATCATATAAAGAAGCTTGGATTGACTTCTACTCAGAAATGAATGTCATCTCTACATTGAAGCACAAGCACATTACATCTCTCATTGGTGTATGTGTGGAAGATAACTTTCTTATTTCTGTCTATGACTTCTTTCCCATGGggagtttagaggaaaacttacATGGTAATCTTCAATGACTTGCaaagtaattaatattcttCCCTTCGGAAGTTTCACAGAAGTGATTTATGTGCACTTTTATCTGTAAAGCAGGTCATGATAGTATATCTGTATTGCCATGGGAAGTGAGGTTTAAAGTAGCTGTTGCAGCTGCTGAGGCTCTAAATTACCTGCACAATGAATGTTCTCCACCAGTTATTCACAGAGATGTAAAATCTTCAAACATTCTTCTCTCCAATGAGTTTCAGCCACAGGTACTACTTCCACTGCATTCTACCTTTTCTTTATGGAAGAAACTTCTGTAGAAATTGTTTCTATAGGCCACAAGAAAGCTATGGATGTACTTGAAACAGAGAGCTACtagaattcaattttttagtGTCTAAAACGTTagaatattattaaatatttaaatttaacattttctataaacagcttttagaataagtgccgatttaatatgatatcatagCCAAGGTCCTGAACTTGATCTCCCGATTCTGCAGTTTGAGATGTGTTTGTAAGTTTGACAATCTTGCTGATGCAGTTTTACTTTCTCAATGGCAGTTATCTGATTTTGGGCTTTCTATATGGGGACCAACAGATTCAACTCATGTGATACATGGTGATGTGGTGGGGACTTTTGGATATATTGCTCCAGAATACTTCATGCGAGGAAGGGTCAGTGACAAAATTGATGTATACTCCTTGGGTGTGGTTCTTCTTGAACTGTTATCAGGGAGAAAGCCAATTGGTTCTGAGACCTCCAAAGGACAAAGGAGTTTGGTCAAGTGGGTAAGAACTTATTTTTCACATACTTGTCTATTTCTGATAGCtcttcatctatatatatatatatatatgcttttattaTTCTCTTCCAAAAACTTTACTTTCAGAAGCTTAGAATCTAACCTGCATAATCAAATTGTATCCATCCAGGCCAAACCATTATTAGAGAGTGGGGATCTTAAAGCATTGTTGGATCCAAAATTAGATGGGAATTTCGATGTGGATCAAATGCATAGAATGCTCTTGGCTGCAAGTCTATGCATTAGCCAGTCATCTCGACTTCGTCCAAAAGTGAGCCAGGTAAACAccgttaaaataataattaaattattaaatgaatCATTCTCTATCCGTtcaaacttttgagataaatgaatGACCAAGACAAATTTCTGTTGTCGCTTGTCCAGATACTAAAGATATTAACAGGGGAGAAGGATGGCAATGAGTGTGTCAATTTCCATGTCATCGATTTGAAAGAGATGGGGAATCAAGATGACGATGACgtttttcttgaatttggttACAAGAGACACATGAACTCTGCATTGCTTCAGACAGAAAATGACAGCAACTCACAAAGTAGTGGTGAGACATCTCTGGGTAGTGCAGAAAAACCCCGACACTTCATGTTGAAGGATTACTTCAAACAACGGCAAGACTGATCATCATCAATCAAGCCAAAGGAACTGGAAGGTCGTGTACATTTTTTGTAGTCCTTTGCGACAAGGGCATCCTTGGTCTTCCCTGCAATAACCATGGtgattgtagtttttttttttttttggattgtaGTTTATTTTAGATTGAGAGGTTTGTTTCTGATATTATATGTATTTCCCCATGTTTTGATTTTGCTCAGAGAATTCTATTATCACCTGCTCTCTGATCCGTTTCTTTTTTGTCAAGTCTAAACTAAGAGCTACACCCAAATTTCACTCCACATTCCATTTGCACAAGGCCCCCACCACCAGCTTCGGCCTGGTTGGTTAATGAATAAGGCACTTTTTGGTAgcggttttaaaaattatatttttgaaatcactacttttttaaatcacaaagctatttaataaaacaagttaaaaagtatttttaatatacgaaatcatgattttggtttaaattcacactttttcaaataagcacctctTATACGGCTATACCTTGCTTATAAAaattacagatttttttttttttttttaatttttaaattttataaattaagtgttttttaaatcacaatgccaaacatattacgttttgcaatatcttttaaaaacgctgCTCCCGTAGCCATTTTATATAAAGATATGGATGAAGACCAACAACAGCTTTCGATGCTCTTTGCAAAAACTCGAGCACCATAGAGATATCAAGATCTCATCTCAAGTGCTCAATACAACTTTACTGTATAAGCCGCTTgagtaataaaagaaagaaaagaatcaaaatgGAACCGTAAAAGGAAATGCATATATGTCAGCCTCGGGCAAGTAATGGGCATGTGGCCACAACGTGTGACTTCCACTGCAAGAAACATTATTGCCAGCTTTAAATCTTTCAGACCCATGTCTGTCTTTCTGCTTCGGCCTGAAGAGCCATTCTTCATCATCAAAGTCGTTTCTCTCATGCTGAAGCGAAGGTGGAACCCAATTCTCAATTAAAGCTTTATATGGCGATTCTATCCTCTGAATCTTACTTTTATATGACTTCATTTCAGTCCTCCTTGGCACTGGACAGGACAACTCCTTAGCAAAGATATTTGCCTTTGCATTAGTAGAGCAGCACTGTTCTTGATTGGGTACTTTGGGGCTCTCATTCTTCTGTGGAGCAAGAACATCTTCCCTTCCAGAAGTAGAGCACAGCTGTTCAGACACTTTCTGCTTTTTCAAAGGCAGCCGCATCCGAATAATGGTTCCTATTTGatgataaaagaaatgaaaattaaacGTATGCAAAACAATCTTTTTAGAAGTTTAAGAGCAGCCAACATTAGCGGATCTAAATTTCCAAAACTTTGTTGTCCGGAACGATAGCAATTCAAGTAATAAATGTGAAAGATTCTCTATGGGACAACTTGCCCAATAACTGGGAGGATTGtctcaaaaaaacaaatccgAACATCAAAATCGCTGGAAATCTTTATTCAACATTAACACCCTCTAGTGAAGGGAAAAGCCCAAACTCACCATGCATGCTGATACTACAAGTTTGGGAGGTGTCCCTTTTCCTCTTGTTGCTTGTCCAAGAGCTGCCCGAACTAACATTTGGAGACCGGATCGGCTGCTTATGTTCTTCAGTAAGACCACTCTTACACAATAGTTCAGCCTCATCTTCAATACTCTTTTGAAAATACCCACCACATGACTCTGCTCTACTTTCCTCAGGTAGGTCATACTTATGATAATTGAGCTTTATTATTTTGCCATCACCAGTATCAGTGAttttctcctttcctttctgtgctttccttttctccttcttttcccccttcttctccttcttaaTCTCTTTTTTGACATTCTCCCTTTCCTTTTGGAGCTATAAATAGCACCATAACAACATATCGTAAAACAGTCCTTGGAAGGGGACAATATTAAAACAGCAGATAATGAAAACCAACAGTAAGCAGCCTCCAGTTCAAGACATGGTCAAACAGCATGCGTCCTCCACTTCAAGGCATGTTCTAAAACATCATATGCAACATAAACTACTCTTTGAAATAGAATGATTAATTATTGAAAGCGAAAAATAAGTTTTACCCACCTATGATTAGGCCATAAACAATGAGAACCCACACATTTTATTGTAATACTTCAAAGCTTTAAGAGTTGTGTCCAAAATATAGATGTTGGTATTTACACAACACAATACCTCCTAACTTATCATTATTCCATGTCACTTGTTCATTCATAATAAAAGACCATAAGgcaataaataattttctttttttacaagtaaaattaattcaagaaaaaatacattaaataattttatttaattaatgatcaTTATACTCATCTGGTTATGAGTCGTAGGGGGAAACACGATTTTTAATATTGACTAGCTATATTAGAGTAATATTGAACTTCTTCTGACCAAATCTCCACATACTAAGTTATGAACAACCACTTCCACTCGAAGTATCAATCAACTAGTATTCTCGAAACCAATCCAGCTCCAGAATTAACATCCTACATAGGACAATTTCCTTAGGCAAACACGATTTCCAATCAGaacacaaaataataagagaaatgctagaggtcaataagtttttcatatttatctCATATTTCTTTACAAtgaaccattgaatttgtggggttcaccattgacttatataaatttaatagttgattgtAAGGAAATATGAGGCAAATATAAAGAACTTATtgacccctagcatttctcaaataataatTAGCATGAGAATAGGAGAAAGTCCATCCTATCCATTATATCACAGGTTTACATACTACACAAACCCCATTTTACAATTAGTCTTCTAACTATGGAATTAGCTCTTTGCCTTCACCATAATAAAGGACCACTCTCACCACTTTGCCCTTGTACTTCTTGATCCCTTCTTGATCCAATCACACAAAATTTAATCCAATTCAATATCCAAAATCTATCCTATCAACCCCATCCGCACAGATCGAAAAAATTCAATCCTTTCGTCCAACAAAACAATAGTCTTTTTTCCTTCTACTTAAAACCCAGATCAAGATAAGCACATTTAGTCCCACGATTGGTACGATCAGTACCCCAACCAATCATAAATATGTAAGTAACAGTCAGTTTCCAAGGATCTTGATCCAAAATATCCAATGACGCAAATTTTACAAGAATTCGCAATTCTTGACGAACGGTTCTCATTGTTCATTCACATACGTGACATTTACAAGAAACACCGATTTTTTAATACAAGGACAGGCTTTGAAGCGCACACAAAACACAGAGGCCGTGCAAATAAACTATTTACAGTCTCTGTACTGAAAAACCAGATCGCTCAACAAACCTTAATCGAATCGATCAACACCCCCGCGTTCCGCACAAGCCCTGAAGGAGGTTTTGCATAGTAACGAGATATCATCATCCTCAGTTGCCAAAAAACACCCCGGTTACTCTTCGTATATGGCGAAAATTTGAGGGCAAAAGCAAAAACCTAGGGTTACGCTTTTCTCCTAGGCGGCGAAGTACAGCTTATGCGGAGGGGAATACCGCGTATATATAGGGAAAGAGCAACTTCTAAGTCGGTTCCTTATTCCGATACTACCCTTTAGGGTAATTTAATTGTTCTTTTTGCATGCAGCTTTTCTCGGATCCTTTCTactttaaatcttttttttttatttttttatttataacatgttcacacaaggaagagagagattcaaactagtgattttcgtttcatgaggcgtggttcacattCGATTGAGGTATTCCTTCGTCTCTTCTAGTTAGTACATTTAGAAGTATGGTGTTGTTCaataattttaaaccaaaaaataattaaaaaattttgaaatggagaatatcttttttctacttttcttgtaagttttgtttcctttttgggAACTCTAGCTCACTCCTAATCTTTATAGGAGTAACGTAATGTAGTAGGAAAACAGCTTACAACTTGGACTCGTTTCCACACCGTCCAATAGGAATAGAGAACTGTTATGTAGTAGCAAAATCTTGACATTAATTATTTCTCTTAAATttaagatgattattattaaatttttagttattAGTCTTTTAAAAGCCCCATCACATTTAGAATGATTCAAGAATAGCTATAATCGTTCCCAATggataactcaatcggctgtgaaccataCCTCATGAAGtgaaggttactagttcgaatctccctccccatTTCCtaatgtggacatgtcaaaaaataaaaatagctatAATCTTCTTTATAGCATTACATAAAATATAATTCGTATagatttaattaaacgggttaaactCTTCAACTTTAATTccctaattttattatttttgtcaaaaCTGACAATCCTAAATATTATGTATTTGTGTGTTAGGTTTTCTCATGTATAGTTTAACCTTTATCCAACCTATTTAATTACACAGTCAAACCCATCGATCAtcattgactaatttttttgtttgacaaaCATTATTTACTAATTTCGTTTTCAGTTTATATCGAGTTGTTAGGTCATGCCAAAAATTTTTAGTCTAACAATTATATGCACAACTAAACAAGATTATATAATATTAACGTATGGGTTTGAATCttgattaataatataaaaagtatatCTACTTATcaattgaaataattaaaagaacgttggtttttaaaattttatttattatctttaagttaaataattaaagctttatttattaaaattattaatttctgcctttaattttttcctctcaaaacaaaattattaacaaagaCATTGATCCAGGAAGGATTGGGCCTTACCACAAAGAACTAAGGACATTGATCCACGAGGGATTGGGCCTTACCACAAAGTACTTAAAAAGTTATTAGTCCTTAATTTTAACACGTGTCTCTCATGCTTCGATTTTCTACCTGCCCGACCACCGTGGTCCATTTTCCACACGGTTGCTACAGTATTTGTGTGGAAATAGCAGAAGAATCGTGTATTCAATTTCagccaaaaccctaaaccctcgTCAAACGGTAACAACCCCTCCCACGAATACGATGATAAGAAGGGTTAACGTTAACGGTAACGGAGTCGCCGCCCTCAGCCGAGCCATCGGACTCGGAGGCGGTGGCGCCACCTCAGCCACTAACCAGCGGCTCCTTCAAGCGGCGCTCTACGGCACCCTGGCGCACTCAAACGCCAACTCCAACCCACATTGGCTCTCGTCGAGAGGACTCGCCGATCGCTTTGGCCCGTTAGCTCCGTCGTCATTCCCACACGGCGTCCTCGCGACCAGGTTCAGCCATTCTCTGGCCAAGGAACCGCCACGTGCCGAGAAATTCTCGCCCAAAGACGTGGTTCTTTTCCAGTACGAAGCTTGCCCTTTCTGCAACAAAGTCAAAGGTATTAgattaagttttaatttttactagtttgattttcatttcttaattttgtATCGATTTCAGCGGATATgtgatttcttgatatttttccccatttttttatattttgttgttctttcAGCGTTCTTGGATTATAACAAAATTCCGTACGAAGTAGTGGAGGTTAACCCCATCAGCAAAAAGGAGATCAAGTGGTCTGATTACAAGAAGGTGCCCATACTGAAGATTGATGGTGAACAGATGGTCGATTCTTCAGGTTTTGCTTATCTTGAACCTGATAGTGTGCTGATTAAATCggtttttgttatatttttgtggTGGGTTTTTGTTAAATTAACTTGTTTTTCTTATGCAGACATAATTGATAAGTTGTTCCAAAGGATTCATCCAGATAACCCTGCCGTGGATGGTGATGAGGAAAAGAAGTGGCGAGGGTATGGTGGTTCTATAGATTGAAAGACTTGCTCATTGAATTCTTGTATGAATTGCTAACTGCTGTTATTCTAAGTGTAGCTGTTGCGTTGAAGTCCAATTGCTGGTCCCTTTGCATTTCATCCATCATCCCATTAGACTGATCTTATTTGTTTCTGCTAAAATAGGATGAATTGATGATACTGTTATTCATAATGTAGGTGGGTGGATAATCACTTGGTGCATATGTTATCTCCAAACATATATCGAACTGCTTCCAAAGCTCTCGAGTCATTTGACTATATCACCACACATGGTATGATTTCAGATTAATCTCACAAGTTACATTAATAAACAGAAAACATGGCTGCTTGAAGTCCATCATACATGTTTTCTCCATCACTTCTATTACATAGagctttttttgaatttgttttagaGTTGTTCATCGCTTTTGATAGTGAAAGAAAACATCAACTGTGAGTTATATGTTTCTTGTCTTGTTTATTTGATTCTGTTTTCCGTCGGCTTCAGTAAAGTGAAGTTACATGGTCTTTGAAGGTTCAAAGAGACCTTCAGGCAGGGAGATCATTCTCTCCATTAGACTAGAGCATCAACAACTGTGATCCATGAAATTTCTGTAGAGGCTGAAGTTTACAAGAGGGGCCCTTGTTTTAGTCATCTGACTAGCTGCTGCTTTTTGGATGATATGGCTTTCAGTTTGCATTCGTTGATTGTCTCAATCACAGTTCCTTTAGGATGTCTCTAATTGGCTTTGTATTT encodes the following:
- the LOC132190027 gene encoding protein kinase STUNTED-like, with amino-acid sequence MEVYDHGGLKSGSSCHNHQFKEETSLRSISLLPIELPEISTLGWPLLRKTADVREEALRISEARNMSVVEWVMSLPSRSTVQILQNQIDLGLNKTDMSFNRKVVNSTFEDDERVRGSRKPEDENFGLVCEYKVEVSSSSASFHVEESPRSRPGWPLRRIAASASVDSSTYSEAKNMSAVQLVMSLPTRSDSVTPQTQNGLVSNKIEIHIERQISYSGDLKNYRKASGKLLKGLELLISPCRWFSYKELNSATSNFSSENLIGEGGCSYVYKGHLPCGRSVAVKILKSYKEAWIDFYSEMNVISTLKHKHITSLIGVCVEDNFLISVYDFFPMGSLEENLHGHDSISVLPWEVRFKVAVAAAEALNYLHNECSPPVIHRDVKSSNILLSNEFQPQLSDFGLSIWGPTDSTHVIHGDVVGTFGYIAPEYFMRGRVSDKIDVYSLGVVLLELLSGRKPIGSETSKGQRSLVKWAKPLLESGDLKALLDPKLDGNFDVDQMHRMLLAASLCISQSSRLRPKVSQILKILTGEKDGNECVNFHVIDLKEMGNQDDDDVFLEFGYKRHMNSALLQTENDSNSQSSGETSLGSAEKPRHFMLKDYFKQRQD
- the LOC132190062 gene encoding uncharacterized protein LOC132190062, whose amino-acid sequence is MMISRYYAKPPSGLVRNAGVLIDSIKLQKERENVKKEIKKEKKGEKKEKRKAQKGKEKITDTGDGKIIKLNYHKYDLPEESRAESCGGYFQKSIEDEAELLCKSGLTEEHKQPIRSPNVSSGSSWTSNKRKRDTSQTCSISMHGTIIRMRLPLKKQKVSEQLCSTSGREDVLAPQKNESPKVPNQEQCCSTNAKANIFAKELSCPVPRRTEMKSYKSKIQRIESPYKALIENWVPPSLQHERNDFDDEEWLFRPKQKDRHGSERFKAGNNVSCSGSHTLWPHAHYLPEADIYAFPFTVPF
- the LOC132189862 gene encoding uncharacterized protein LOC132189862, translated to MIRRVNVNGNGVAALSRAIGLGGGGATSATNQRLLQAALYGTLAHSNANSNPHWLSSRGLADRFGPLAPSSFPHGVLATRFSHSLAKEPPRAEKFSPKDVVLFQYEACPFCNKVKAFLDYNKIPYEVVEVNPISKKEIKWSDYKKVPILKIDGEQMVDSSDIIDKLFQRIHPDNPAVDGDEEKKWRGWVDNHLVHMLSPNIYRTASKALESFDYITTHGNFSFTERIMAKYTGAAAMYFVSKKLKKRHNITDERAALYEAAKTWVDALNGRQFLGGLNPNLADLAVFGVLRPIRHLKSGRDMVEHTSIGDWYTRMESAVGESSRIKAEK